A window from Sphingobium sp. EM0848 encodes these proteins:
- a CDS encoding M13 family metallopeptidase, whose translation MKYLLLGAAAVALAAGASVAQTDPAQQSAAKPTYGSYGFDAAGMDKSVKPGDDFYDYANGIWAKNTPIPADKSNYGAFNTLDDLSRERTKGILDAAQGDPNSKIGNAYASYLDAATVEKKGLTPAKPWIAKIKAVKDRPGYAKLAAEAARAGIDGPFGFYVNQDDKDPETYILVLHQAGLGLPDRDFYLEPDAKMAAIRTAYVAHLEKMLTLAGEADAKARAAALMAFETEIAKVHWTQVDSRDADKTYNKMTLADLQKAAPGFDFTAYFAANRLAPKDLLVSQPSAVTGEAALIAKAPVGVLKDALLLRALHNFADQLPDSIANANFAFYGTTLSGTPEREARWKRAVDFLKGSMGEEIGKVYVAKYFPPETKAAMDQLVKNVIAAMGRRIDGLTWMSDAAKARAHKKLAAFTPKIGYPDKWRDYTGLTMKRDDLFGNALRSNQYEFDYQMGKLGKPIYRWEWGMTPMEINAYANFGMVEIVFPAAILQPPFFDPHADPAVNYGGIGAVIGHELSHHFDDQGAKYDETGKLNQWWSDQDVANFKALTDRLVKQYDAYEPFPGAHVKGAFTLGENIGDLAGVAVALDAYHASLGGKPAPVIDGTSGDERFFLGWAQVWRRNYREPNLRQRLVTDPHSPSQYRADTVRNFDQWYSAFKPEAGGKIILAPQDRVKIW comes from the coding sequence ATGAAATATCTCCTCCTCGGCGCAGCGGCTGTTGCGCTGGCTGCTGGCGCGTCCGTCGCGCAGACCGATCCTGCGCAACAGAGCGCGGCAAAACCGACCTATGGCAGCTACGGTTTCGATGCGGCCGGCATGGACAAGTCGGTGAAGCCCGGCGACGATTTCTACGACTATGCCAATGGCATATGGGCGAAGAACACGCCGATCCCGGCGGACAAGTCCAACTATGGCGCCTTCAACACGCTGGACGACCTGTCGCGGGAACGGACCAAGGGCATTCTCGATGCCGCGCAGGGAGACCCGAACAGCAAGATCGGCAATGCCTATGCCAGCTATCTCGACGCCGCCACGGTTGAGAAAAAGGGCCTGACCCCCGCCAAGCCTTGGATCGCGAAGATCAAGGCGGTGAAGGACAGGCCCGGCTATGCGAAGCTCGCCGCTGAGGCTGCCCGCGCCGGCATTGACGGTCCCTTCGGCTTTTATGTCAATCAGGACGACAAGGACCCCGAAACCTATATCCTCGTCCTGCATCAGGCTGGTCTCGGCCTGCCCGACCGCGATTTCTATCTGGAACCCGACGCGAAGATGGCGGCGATCCGCACCGCCTATGTCGCGCATCTCGAAAAGATGCTGACGCTGGCAGGCGAAGCCGATGCCAAGGCCCGCGCCGCAGCGCTGATGGCCTTCGAAACGGAAATCGCCAAGGTCCACTGGACCCAGGTTGACAGTCGCGACGCGGACAAGACCTATAACAAGATGACGCTGGCGGACTTGCAGAAGGCCGCGCCGGGCTTCGACTTCACCGCCTATTTCGCCGCCAACAGGCTTGCGCCCAAGGACCTGCTGGTGTCGCAGCCCAGCGCCGTCACCGGCGAAGCCGCGCTGATCGCCAAGGCGCCGGTCGGCGTGCTGAAGGACGCGCTGCTGCTGCGCGCGCTGCACAACTTTGCCGATCAGTTGCCCGACAGCATCGCCAACGCCAATTTCGCCTTCTACGGCACCACGCTCTCGGGCACGCCCGAACGCGAGGCGCGTTGGAAGCGCGCGGTCGATTTCCTCAAAGGCTCGATGGGTGAGGAAATCGGCAAGGTCTATGTCGCCAAATATTTCCCGCCCGAAACCAAGGCGGCGATGGATCAGCTGGTCAAGAATGTGATCGCCGCCATGGGCCGCCGCATCGATGGCCTGACCTGGATGAGCGACGCCGCCAAGGCCCGCGCCCACAAGAAGCTGGCCGCTTTCACGCCCAAGATCGGCTATCCCGACAAATGGCGTGATTACACCGGCCTGACGATGAAGCGCGATGATCTGTTCGGCAATGCTCTGCGGTCGAACCAGTATGAGTTCGACTATCAGATGGGCAAGCTCGGCAAGCCCATCTATCGCTGGGAATGGGGCATGACCCCGATGGAGATCAACGCCTATGCCAATTTCGGCATGGTGGAGATCGTCTTCCCCGCCGCCATCCTGCAACCGCCCTTCTTCGATCCCCATGCCGATCCGGCGGTGAATTATGGCGGCATCGGCGCGGTGATCGGCCATGAACTCAGCCATCATTTCGACGATCAGGGCGCGAAATATGATGAGACGGGCAAGCTCAACCAATGGTGGAGCGATCAGGACGTCGCCAATTTCAAGGCGCTGACCGACAGGCTGGTCAAGCAATATGACGCCTATGAACCCTTCCCCGGCGCACATGTGAAGGGGGCCTTCACGCTCGGCGAGAATATCGGCGATCTGGCCGGAGTCGCGGTGGCGCTCGACGCCTATCACGCCTCGCTGGGCGGCAAGCCCGCGCCGGTGATCGATGGCACGAGCGGCGACGAACGCTTCTTCCTGGGCTGGGCGCAGGTGTGGCGGCGCAATTATCGCGAGCCGAATCTGCGCCAGCGTCTGGTCACCGATCCGCATTCGCCGTCGCAATATCGGGCTGATACCGTGCGCAATTTCGACCAATGGTATTCGGCCTTCAAACCGGAGGCGGGCGGCAAGATCATTCTCGCACCGCAAGATCGGGTGAAGATCTGGTGA
- a CDS encoding DUF4168 domain-containing protein, which produces MASIALAAAGPALAQDAAAPAAPAAPAAGASSFSEAEIKQFAAAAVEVTKIQQDASIAAADKQPKMLAALQASGIPPEKFNQIGQAAAADPALQQKIQAAAPASAAPAAPAAPAQ; this is translated from the coding sequence ATGGCGTCGATCGCTCTGGCTGCGGCCGGTCCGGCTTTGGCGCAGGATGCCGCGGCCCCGGCTGCTCCTGCGGCTCCCGCTGCGGGCGCCAGCAGTTTCAGCGAGGCTGAAATCAAGCAGTTCGCCGCCGCCGCGGTCGAAGTGACCAAGATTCAGCAGGATGCGTCCATCGCCGCCGCCGACAAGCAGCCCAAGATGCTGGCCGCGCTCCAGGCGTCGGGCATCCCGCCGGAAAAGTTCAACCAGATCGGTCAGGCCGCCGCCGCTGATCCGGCGCTCCAGCAGAAGATTCAGGCGGCTGCTCCGGCTTCGGCAGCGCCGGCCGCTCCGGCAGCGCCCGCTCAATAA
- a CDS encoding adenosylmethionine--8-amino-7-oxononanoate transaminase, protein MTSPVWHPFFQHGLNEPIPHVVKAEGALLHLADGGALIDGISSWWVTTHGHCHPRIAAAIADQAGKLDQLIFAGYTHEPAEEVAQGLIDLAPKAADRDPLAHVFYSDSGSTAVEVALKMALGYWHNLALDGLAEPRHGILVLQHSYHGDTIGTMSVGERGVYNAAWSPLLFDVGTIPFPHEGQEQATLDALEAACAQKPAAFVVEPLILGAGGMLIYPAWVLREMAAICARHDVLFIVDEVMTGWGRTGTLFACEQAGVVPDIMAVAKGITGGAIPLAATLATPRIFDAHKSTDRARLFYHSSSYTANAIACAAAAANLAIWREEDVLGRIATLAQGMAERLEKLAEHPAFANPRQIGVIAAIDLITPDAGYLSDLAPRLRAFAGEQGLLLRPLGNTIYLMPPYCLDADQLDHVFAVLRKAGDAFGVSA, encoded by the coding sequence ATGACCTCCCCTGTCTGGCACCCCTTTTTCCAGCACGGCCTGAACGAGCCAATCCCCCACGTCGTCAAGGCGGAGGGGGCTTTGCTGCATCTGGCCGATGGCGGCGCGCTGATCGACGGCATTTCCAGCTGGTGGGTGACGACCCATGGCCATTGCCATCCCCGGATCGCGGCGGCCATTGCGGATCAGGCGGGCAAGCTCGATCAGCTCATCTTCGCGGGCTACACCCATGAACCGGCGGAAGAGGTGGCGCAGGGCCTGATCGATCTCGCGCCCAAGGCGGCGGATCGCGATCCGCTGGCGCATGTCTTCTATTCGGACAGCGGCTCCACGGCGGTCGAGGTCGCGCTCAAAATGGCGCTCGGCTACTGGCATAATCTGGCATTGGACGGTCTGGCCGAGCCGCGCCACGGTATCCTCGTCCTCCAGCACAGCTATCATGGCGACACCATCGGCACCATGTCGGTGGGCGAGCGCGGCGTCTATAATGCGGCCTGGTCGCCGCTGTTGTTCGATGTGGGCACGATCCCCTTTCCCCATGAGGGGCAGGAACAGGCCACGCTCGACGCGCTGGAGGCCGCCTGCGCGCAAAAGCCCGCCGCCTTCGTCGTCGAACCGCTCATCCTTGGGGCCGGGGGGATGCTGATCTATCCCGCATGGGTCCTGCGCGAGATGGCGGCGATCTGCGCGCGCCACGACGTCCTGTTCATCGTGGACGAAGTGATGACAGGCTGGGGCCGCACCGGCACGCTGTTCGCCTGCGAACAGGCGGGCGTGGTGCCGGACATCATGGCGGTGGCGAAGGGCATCACCGGCGGCGCGATCCCGCTCGCCGCGACTCTCGCGACCCCGCGCATCTTCGACGCGCATAAATCCACCGATCGCGCGCGGCTTTTCTACCATTCGAGCAGCTATACCGCGAACGCCATCGCCTGCGCCGCCGCCGCCGCCAATCTCGCCATCTGGCGCGAGGAGGATGTGCTGGGCCGCATCGCGACTCTGGCGCAGGGCATGGCCGAACGACTCGAAAAATTGGCCGAACACCCCGCCTTCGCCAATCCGCGCCAGATCGGCGTCATCGCCGCGATCGACCTGATCACGCCGGACGCGGGCTATCTCTCCGACCTCGCGCCCCGCCTGCGGGCCTTTGCCGGAGAACAGGGGCTCTTGCTGCGCCCGCTCGGCAACACCATCTACCTGATGCCGCCTTATTGCCTTGACGCAGATCAGCTCGATCACGTCTTTGCGGTGCTCCGGAAAGCCGGTGATGCATTTGGCGTTTCGGCCTGA
- the infA gene encoding translation initiation factor IF-1, with product MAKEELLEMRGQVVELLPNAMFRVRLENDHEILGHTAGKMRKNRIRVLVGDEVLVELTPYDLTKGRITYRFK from the coding sequence ATGGCAAAAGAAGAACTACTCGAAATGCGCGGACAGGTTGTGGAGCTTCTCCCCAACGCCATGTTCCGCGTGCGGCTTGAAAATGATCACGAGATCCTCGGCCACACCGCCGGCAAGATGCGCAAGAACCGCATCCGCGTGCTGGTGGGCGACGAAGTGCTGGTCGAGCTGACCCCCTACGACCTGACCAAGGGTCGGATCACCTACCGCTTCAAATAA
- a CDS encoding nucleoside triphosphate pyrophosphatase yields the protein MRLILASASPRRRDLLGQIGVSPDAVDPADLDETPLKAELPAAYAARVAADKGALVAARHPGALVLSGDTVVAVGRRILPKTETEAEARECLDLLSGRRHRVLSAITLIDAEGKARHRLSTNIVTFKRLDRAEIDAYIASEEWHGKAGGYAIQGRAAGLIRAIQGSHSAIMGLPLYETRALLKAAGYPLD from the coding sequence ATGCGGCTTATCCTTGCTTCGGCTTCTCCCAGACGGCGTGACCTTCTGGGCCAGATCGGCGTGTCTCCCGATGCGGTGGACCCGGCCGACCTCGACGAAACACCCCTGAAGGCCGAACTGCCCGCCGCCTATGCCGCGCGCGTCGCCGCTGACAAGGGAGCTCTGGTGGCCGCCCGCCATCCGGGCGCGCTGGTGCTTTCCGGCGACACGGTGGTTGCCGTCGGCCGCCGCATCCTTCCCAAGACGGAAACGGAAGCCGAAGCGCGCGAGTGTCTCGATCTTCTCTCCGGCCGTCGCCACCGCGTCCTCAGCGCCATCACCCTGATCGACGCCGAGGGGAAGGCCCGCCACCGCCTTTCCACCAACATCGTCACCTTCAAGCGCCTCGACCGTGCCGAGATCGACGCCTATATCGCGTCCGAGGAATGGCACGGCAAGGCGGGCGGCTATGCGATACAGGGTCGCGCCGCTGGCCTGATCCGCGCTATTCAGGGCAGCCACAGCGCGATCATGGGCCTGCCCCTTTACGAAACCCGCGCGCTGCTGAAGGCAGCGGGCTATCCACTGGACTAG